Within the Coriobacteriia bacterium genome, the region CTGCGGCCTCATCGTCGAGGCCGACCGTCAGGGCCGCTCGCTCAAGAGCCAGTTCAAGCAGGCCGACAAGTACGAGGCGCGTATGGCTGTCGTGCTCGGCCCCGACGAGCTGGCTGCCGGCAGCGCCAAGCTGCGCGACATGCAGACGCACGACGAGCGCATTGTGCCGCTGGCCGACGTTGCGGCCGAGCTGGCCGCCTCGCTCGGCTACGAGTTCGAGGACGGCTGCGGGTGTGGCTGCGGCGATGCCGCCTGCGGCTGCGGCGACGACCACGAGTGCTCGTGCGCCAACGGCGGCGAGCCCTGCGGCGACCCGAACTGCGCCTGCGGTCACGGTGCCGAGGCGAGTGAGAAGCGCTAAAGATCACAGGACGCATATCCGACGCTAAAACCGGCGGCCGGCACCTCCAGAAGGGGGTGCCGGCCGCCGTCGTAATCCGACTCTGTCGGGAAAACCTGCCGAACGGGACAGGAATCGCTCTCATGTATGCCCCACGCGGACCCGCTTCCGTGTCGCAGACCCTGAGCAAATCCTGACCTGCGGTTTTCTCCCGCCTCTCCGCTCGAAGGCGGAACCGACGCATACACGGCTTCGCTTTCTGTCCAAAAAAAGGCCGCCTCCCTGCACACGCGAGCCGACGCGCCTTGTTTGCGCGCGCTCGCGTGATACAGAAAGGCGGCCAAATGCGCGAAATAAAGCCTCGCGTCTCGCCTATGCCTCGATGTCGAGCTTCGACATATCCCCGAACGTGTACACCGGCACAAGCTTCGCCTCGTCGACGCCCGTGACGTTTGCCGTCGTGACGAGCAGACGCTTGTCGGTGAACATCGGGTAGAAGCAGCCGGTGTCGGCGACCTTGGCCTGGAGCTGTGCGTAGATCTCCTTGCGCTTCGCCTCGTCTGCCTCGGTGCGGCCCTGCGCGAAGAGCTCGTCGATCTCCGGCTCGTCATAGTGCATGAAGTTATACGTCGCCGTCGTGCCGAACGTGGCGAAGTACGTGTCGGGGTCGATGCCGTTGACATAGCCGCCGAGGAACACCTGCAGGTCGTTCTCCTCGGAGAGAAGCTTGCCATTGAGCGCGTTGGTTTCGAGGGCGTTCAGCGTCACGTTGAAGCCCGCCTCGCTGGCCTGCTCCTGCATCAGGATCGCGATGGTCTGGCGCATCGTATCGTCGGCGCCGTAGGAGATCGAGATACTCGGGTTCGCCTGGCCGGCCTGTGCCAGCAGCTCCTTGGCCTTGTCGACGTTGCGCGCGTACGTCTCGATGTCCGTCGTCGCAAACGCGTTGTTCGCCGGCAGGAACGAGACGTCTTCCTCGTAGTAGTCGGGCGACAGGCAGGCGGCAAGGGCGAGCGTCGGGCGGTCAAGCGAGAAGAAGAACGCCTTGCGGATGTTCTCGTCCGTGACGTTCTGCGCGTTGAACATCGCGTAGATGACGCGGTTCTCGGAGTAGGGGTGCACGACGAGGCCCGAGCCCTCGACGTTCATCTGCTCGACTTGCGTGGCGGTTGCGGCCCAGGCGTTGACTTCGCCGGCCTGGATGGCCTGCATTGCCGTGTTCTCGTTGGAGATGACGCGCAGCACGACCGTGTCGACCTTCGGGGCGCCCAGGAAGTAGTCAGGATTGGCCGAGAACGTCAGGTACTGGCCGACCTGGTACTCGTCGAGCTTGTAGGGGCCCGTGCCGACGCCCTGGGAGTTGACGTCGTTGTTCTCCCAGTCGCTGATGCCCTCGTAGAGGTGCTTGGGCGCGATGAAGATGCCGGAGAGCATCTCGGTGGCGCTGGCGTTGACCGTGGGGAACGTGACCGTGACGGTGAGGTCGTCCACCTTCTCGACAGCGACCTTGCCCTCGTCATAGACGAGCTGGCCGTACGTCGCACTGATCTCGTTGTTCTCCATGGCCTCGAGCGTGAACACGACGTCGTCGGCCGTGAAGGGCTCGCCGTCGTTCCACTTGACGCCCTCGCGCAGGTGGACGGTCAGCGTCTTGAGGTCGTCGGACTGCTCAAAGGACTCGGCGAGGAAGTAGCTGATGCCGTCGACGTCGCACATCCACAGCGGCGAGTAGATGAGCTTGACGATCGTGAGGCCCACGCGGTCGGCCGACGTCATGACGTTGGGCGAGACGGTCGGGTCGAGCGGGATGGCGTACGTGAACGTCTTGCCGCCTTCGGAGGCGTAGGCGGGCGCGGCGTCGAGGCGCAGGCCGCCCAGGCCCAGCGAAGCAAGACCGGCGGCTGCCAGCGCGCCGGCGGTGGCTCCCACAAACGAACGGCGTGACAGCGTGGTGGAAGGATCGAACACGGAAGACTCCTTTTCTCGCAGACACTGAGAACGACGCGCCGTGCCAGACCCGTTCGGGGCCCCTGGAGCGGCGGTCGTCTGGCAAACCATAGCGCAACGGAAGCGACGCGTGTCCGGAAGTTGGAATCAATTTACTCTCGGCCGCTTCCTGTCGAACGCATCTGTAGGCGAGGTGATGCATTCGATCCCGGCCCTACAGGTTTGTTACGGATCGGTATCTAGATGCACGCGCAGTGAGACCCGGTGTACTCCGTCGTGCTAAAGTAGCATCAACCCATAAAAGAAATGGGGTAATAAATCGGTCGTCTTGTGTTGACATATCGCAACGCAGGATGACCCGTGGTAACAAGGAGGTGCGCTTCCGTGAGTACAGCAAGCAATGGACTCTCCACCATGGCGTCCGGCCGTCTCGGCCAGAACATCGAGCGCACCATGTGTGCCTGTCCTTTCATCGCGCGAATGTGTTGGTAGGAATTCGGTCCCCCTGTTCTGAATCCTCATGCATTGGCCGCGAGACTATCGCGTGCCCGACATCCCGCTGAATTTGAAAGGACGTCTCACCATGCCTACGTCCGCCTCTGCCTCCCTGTCCCGTCGCAGCTTCCTTGGCCTTTCTGCGGCCGCTTCTGCCGCGCTGCTTGGCCTCGGCAGCCTCTCGTCGCTGACCCAGCTGGGCGCACCCAGCGTTGCCTACGCAGCTGACGGCGCCACGTTCACCTACGCCATTGCCGGCGACCCGAGTGTTTCGCCCAACGTCCTCACGACGTCGGATCGCTATGGCCTCATGACGCTCGAGCTCGTCTACTCGCACCTACTTACCGTTGAGGCTGACGGTACCGAGACGTTCTACCTCGCCGAGTCCTATGAGTGGTCCGACGACCAGCTCACGCTGACCGTCCACCTGCGCGAGGGCGTCAAGTGGAATGACGGCGAGCCCTTCACGGCCGACGACGTCGTGTTCTCTTACGAGGCTAAGGAAGCAAACGAAGAGTCTAACGGCTACTCGAACCTTGTCTTCCCCGAGGGCAAGGTCGTCGTGGAGAAGGTCGACGACCTCACCGTCAACTTCACCTTCCCCTTCGTGAACCCGGCCGGTGTCGAGACGGTGGCCGGCGAGGGCTTCATTGCGCCCAAGCATCTCTATGAGGGC harbors:
- a CDS encoding ABC transporter substrate-binding protein, with the translated sequence MFDPSTTLSRRSFVGATAGALAAAGLASLGLGGLRLDAAPAYASEGGKTFTYAIPLDPTVSPNVMTSADRVGLTIVKLIYSPLWMCDVDGISYFLAESFEQSDDLKTLTVHLREGVKWNDGEPFTADDVVFTLEAMENNEISATYGQLVYDEGKVAVEKVDDLTVTVTFPTVNASATEMLSGIFIAPKHLYEGISDWENNDVNSQGVGTGPYKLDEYQVGQYLTFSANPDYFLGAPKVDTVVLRVISNENTAMQAIQAGEVNAWAATATQVEQMNVEGSGLVVHPYSENRVIYAMFNAQNVTDENIRKAFFFSLDRPTLALAACLSPDYYEEDVSFLPANNAFATTDIETYARNVDKAKELLAQAGQANPSISISYGADDTMRQTIAILMQEQASEAGFNVTLNALETNALNGKLLSEENDLQVFLGGYVNGIDPDTYFATFGTTATYNFMHYDEPEIDELFAQGRTEADEAKRKEIYAQLQAKVADTGCFYPMFTDKRLLVTTANVTGVDEAKLVPVYTFGDMSKLDIEA
- a CDS encoding twin-arginine translocation signal domain-containing protein; translated protein: MPTSASASLSRRSFLGLSAAASAALLGLGSLSSLTQLGAPSVAYAADGATFTYAIAGDPSVSPNVLTTSDRYGLMTLELVYSHLLTVEADGTETFYLAESYEWSDDQLTLTVHLREGVKWNDGEPFTADDVVFSYEAKEANEESNGYSNLVFPEGKVVVEKVDDLTVNFTFPFVNPAGVETVAGEGFIAPKHLYEGVSDWENNDVNSRGVGTGPYKLEEYVTGQYLKFTANESYFGGAPSIPNVVFRIITNENTGVPIQAGEVNAWI